In one window of Burkholderia sp. NRF60-BP8 DNA:
- a CDS encoding DUF1488 domain-containing protein, producing the protein MTGRQMHITFPPEPPEYCARDLVVAFSALVDGRCVQCAVTAEALEDHFGARSLLERDLLSAFDAHRPAIEAMARRMLEEIGGRPVLLHSGHFRLEG; encoded by the coding sequence ATGACAGGCCGACAGATGCACATCACTTTCCCACCCGAGCCGCCGGAATACTGCGCGCGCGACCTGGTCGTCGCGTTTTCCGCGCTGGTCGACGGGCGGTGCGTCCAGTGCGCGGTCACCGCCGAGGCGCTGGAAGACCATTTCGGCGCGCGCTCGCTGCTCGAACGCGATCTGCTGAGCGCATTCGACGCGCACCGGCCGGCCATCGAGGCCATGGCACGACGAATGCTGGAGGAAATCGGCGGCCGGCCGGTGCTGCTGCACAGCGGGCACTTCCGGCTCGAAGGCTGA
- a CDS encoding helix-turn-helix domain-containing protein, with translation MSTATACAADVSVVSRPPIALRPAARADAVKHPAARCSACAMRSMCLPPHLTAAEYGRLDAIICTTRQIRQGDALFRTDDPFQSIYAVRAGSFKTVMMHRDGREHVTGFQIAGETLGMDGIGGGQHCCDAIALEDSVVCIIPFGALEAACREMKPMQHFLYQMLSSEIVRESSQMLLLGTMSAEQRVAHFLLNLSSRFEARGYSATEFNLRMTREEIGCYLGMKLETVSRMFSRFHREALVETRGKRVRIIDAQALAQV, from the coding sequence ATGTCCACCGCCACCGCCTGCGCCGCCGACGTGTCCGTCGTATCCCGGCCCCCGATTGCCCTGCGCCCGGCCGCGCGCGCCGACGCCGTCAAGCATCCGGCCGCCCGCTGCTCGGCCTGCGCGATGCGCTCGATGTGCCTGCCGCCGCACCTGACGGCCGCCGAATACGGCCGCCTCGACGCGATCATCTGCACGACGCGACAGATTCGCCAGGGCGACGCGCTGTTTCGCACCGACGATCCGTTCCAGAGCATCTATGCGGTGCGCGCGGGTTCGTTCAAGACGGTGATGATGCATCGCGACGGCCGCGAGCACGTGACGGGCTTCCAGATCGCCGGCGAAACGCTCGGGATGGACGGCATCGGCGGCGGCCAGCACTGCTGCGACGCGATCGCGCTGGAAGACAGCGTGGTGTGCATCATCCCGTTCGGCGCGCTCGAAGCCGCGTGCCGCGAAATGAAGCCGATGCAGCACTTCCTCTACCAGATGCTGAGCAGCGAAATCGTGCGCGAATCGAGCCAGATGCTGCTGCTCGGCACGATGTCGGCCGAGCAGCGCGTCGCGCATTTCCTGCTGAACCTGTCGTCGCGGTTCGAGGCGCGCGGCTATTCGGCGACGGAATTCAACCTGCGGATGACGCGCGAGGAAATCGGCTGCTATCTCGGGATGAAGCTCGAAACCGTCAGCCGGATGTTCTCGCGGTTCCATCGCGAAGCGCTCGTCGAAACGCGCGGCAAGCGCGTGCGCATCATCGACGCGCAAGCGCTCGCGCAGGTCTGA
- a CDS encoding branched-chain amino acid ABC transporter substrate-binding protein produces MRHLTTALSVAAAVGALTSAHAQEVVTIGHSAPLTGPQAANGKDNENGARLAVDELNKAGVKVGGKTVTFKLVSDDDQADPKAGVQVAQNLVDKGVVAVLGPYNSGVAIPASRVYANAGVPILPVASNPALTRQGFKNIFRIGASDEQLGGTMATFAAKTLNAKTAAVIDDRTAYGQGVAEQFMNVAKANGIKIVDQEYTNSSATDFLGILTKIKAANPDVIFLGGYAAQGAPMAKQMKQRGLRAKLLGGDGICSADMGKVAGEAASIVYCAQGGVALEKTPAGREFLKKYHDAYHTDTQVYGVNYYDGVKLLADAMVKAGTTTDKAKLIAQLAKSNYAGVAGTYSFDANGDLKGAPTTVYVIRNGLPAPYAK; encoded by the coding sequence ATGCGACACCTCACGACCGCGCTCTCGGTGGCTGCTGCCGTCGGCGCGCTGACTTCCGCGCACGCGCAGGAAGTCGTGACGATCGGCCATTCGGCGCCGCTGACGGGCCCGCAGGCCGCCAACGGCAAGGACAACGAAAACGGCGCGCGGCTTGCGGTGGACGAACTCAACAAGGCCGGCGTGAAGGTCGGCGGAAAGACCGTTACGTTCAAGCTGGTTTCGGACGACGATCAGGCCGATCCCAAGGCCGGGGTTCAGGTCGCGCAGAACCTCGTCGACAAGGGCGTCGTCGCGGTGCTCGGGCCGTACAACTCGGGCGTCGCGATTCCGGCCTCGCGCGTGTATGCGAACGCCGGCGTGCCGATCCTGCCGGTCGCGTCGAACCCGGCGCTCACGCGGCAGGGCTTCAAGAACATCTTCCGGATCGGCGCCAGCGACGAGCAGCTCGGCGGCACGATGGCCACGTTCGCCGCGAAGACGCTGAACGCGAAAACCGCCGCCGTGATCGACGATCGCACCGCGTACGGGCAGGGCGTCGCCGAGCAGTTCATGAACGTCGCGAAGGCGAACGGCATCAAGATCGTCGACCAGGAATACACGAATTCGTCGGCCACCGATTTCCTCGGCATTCTCACCAAGATCAAGGCCGCCAACCCCGACGTGATCTTCCTCGGCGGCTATGCGGCGCAGGGCGCGCCGATGGCCAAGCAGATGAAGCAGCGGGGCTTGCGCGCGAAGCTGCTCGGCGGCGACGGCATCTGCTCGGCCGACATGGGCAAGGTCGCGGGCGAGGCGGCATCGATCGTCTATTGCGCGCAGGGCGGTGTCGCGCTCGAGAAGACACCGGCCGGCCGCGAATTCCTGAAGAAGTACCACGACGCCTATCACACGGATACGCAGGTCTACGGCGTCAATTACTACGACGGCGTGAAGCTGCTCGCCGACGCGATGGTCAAGGCCGGCACGACCACCGACAAGGCGAAGCTGATCGCGCAGCTCGCGAAGTCGAACTACGCGGGTGTCGCGGGCACCTATTCGTTCGACGCGAACGGCGACCTGAAAGGCGCGCCGACCACCGTCTACGTGATCCGCAACGGGCTGCCCGCACCGTACGCGAAGTAA
- a CDS encoding DUF488 domain-containing protein, giving the protein MGIRIIQLGTPRAAGEGLRIGTVRRPPRGVPKAEFASRNYYDVWLPTLSPSPELVALAQAAETDAEWKAFKRHFRAEMAHGDPAKVLDLLAALSATTAFSIGCYCDDERHCHRSVLRELLAERGAAIEPDAG; this is encoded by the coding sequence ATGGGCATCCGGATCATCCAGCTCGGCACGCCGCGCGCGGCCGGCGAAGGCCTGCGGATCGGCACGGTGCGGCGGCCGCCGCGCGGCGTACCGAAAGCGGAATTCGCGTCGCGCAACTACTATGATGTATGGTTGCCGACGCTGTCGCCGAGCCCCGAGCTCGTCGCGCTGGCGCAGGCCGCCGAAACCGACGCCGAATGGAAGGCGTTCAAGCGCCACTTCCGCGCGGAGATGGCGCACGGCGATCCGGCGAAGGTGCTGGACCTGCTGGCCGCGCTGTCGGCGACCACCGCGTTCTCGATCGGCTGCTACTGCGACGACGAGCGCCATTGCCACCGCAGCGTGCTGCGCGAGCTGCTCGCGGAGCGCGGCGCGGCGATCGAGCCCGACGCGGGCTGA
- the lhpI gene encoding bifunctional Delta(1)-pyrroline-2-carboxylate/Delta(1)-piperideine-2-carboxylate reductase yields the protein MTASSPIPVFDAADTAALLDYPALLATLRQAVVEYAAGDIVSPERLVVPLQGGGVMLSMPSSAHDLASHKLVNVCPGNGARGLPTILGQVTAYDAATGAMRFALDGPTVTGRRTAAITALGIQALHGAAPQDILLIGTGKQAANHAEALAAIFPEARLRVRGTTADSAAAFCAAHRTHAPRLAPLDGDAVPDAIDVVVTLTTSRTPVYREAAREGRLVVGVGAFTADAAEIDASTVHGSRLVVDDPAGARHEAGDLIVAQVDWRHVASLADVLNGTFAGGGPLLFKSVGCAAWDLAACRTARDALAARRAG from the coding sequence ATGACCGCCTCTTCCCCGATTCCCGTTTTCGACGCAGCCGACACGGCCGCCCTGCTCGACTACCCGGCGCTGCTCGCCACGCTCAGGCAAGCGGTCGTCGAATATGCGGCGGGCGACATCGTCAGCCCCGAACGCCTCGTCGTGCCGCTGCAAGGCGGCGGCGTGATGCTGTCGATGCCGTCGAGCGCCCACGACCTGGCGAGCCACAAACTCGTGAACGTGTGTCCCGGCAACGGCGCACGCGGGCTGCCGACGATCCTCGGCCAGGTCACCGCGTACGACGCCGCCACCGGCGCAATGCGCTTCGCGCTCGACGGCCCGACCGTCACCGGCCGCCGCACGGCGGCGATCACCGCGCTCGGCATCCAGGCGCTGCATGGCGCCGCGCCCCAAGACATCCTGCTGATCGGCACCGGCAAGCAGGCGGCCAATCACGCGGAAGCGCTCGCGGCGATCTTTCCGGAAGCGCGCCTTCGCGTGCGCGGCACGACGGCGGACAGCGCGGCCGCCTTCTGCGCCGCTCACCGCACGCATGCGCCGCGACTCGCGCCGCTCGACGGCGACGCGGTTCCCGATGCGATCGACGTGGTCGTCACGCTGACGACGAGCCGCACGCCCGTCTACCGCGAAGCCGCGCGCGAAGGTCGGCTCGTGGTCGGCGTCGGCGCGTTCACCGCGGATGCCGCCGAGATCGACGCGAGCACGGTGCATGGCAGCCGGCTCGTCGTCGACGATCCGGCCGGCGCGCGCCACGAAGCCGGCGATCTGATCGTTGCGCAGGTCGACTGGCGGCACGTCGCGTCGCTCGCCGACGTGCTGAACGGCACGTTCGCCGGCGGCGGCCCGCTGCTGTTCAAGAGCGTCGGCTGCGCCGCGTGGGACCTGGCCGCGTGCCGCACCGCGCGCGACGCGCTGGCCGCGCGCCGCGCCGGCTGA
- a CDS encoding response regulator transcription factor, with translation MNASLSPAALRVFLVDHAVAVRQRIALLVGAIRGVVVVGEAEDGHDAWTHIRSSRADVVIVDVRLADGSGLDLIGMLSKAAPRIVTIVLTNHSAPAFREACATAGADYFFDKTVEFDAACRVIESLVRARVHRP, from the coding sequence ATGAATGCCAGCCTGTCACCCGCCGCGCTCAGGGTGTTCCTCGTCGATCACGCCGTCGCCGTCCGCCAGCGGATCGCGCTGCTCGTCGGCGCGATCCGCGGCGTCGTCGTCGTGGGCGAAGCGGAAGACGGCCACGACGCGTGGACGCATATCCGCAGCAGTCGCGCGGACGTGGTGATCGTCGACGTGCGGCTCGCGGACGGCAGCGGCCTCGACCTGATCGGGATGCTGTCGAAGGCCGCGCCGCGCATCGTCACGATCGTGCTGACGAATCACTCGGCGCCGGCATTCAGGGAGGCATGCGCGACGGCGGGAGCCGACTATTTCTTCGACAAGACCGTCGAATTCGACGCCGCGTGCCGTGTCATCGAATCCTTGGTGCGCGCTCGCGTGCACCGCCCCTGA
- a CDS encoding FadR/GntR family transcriptional regulator, translating into MMSARPDSLEGGFRPLQIYEQVAEKIRDEIRAGRYAAESRLPSERELAALFQVGRPAVREALGALQNEGLVFTKRNSGTYVVAAPLDVLAQRGDAHTTSEADFSPTSTLDVRLILEPAIARLAAAHGRADPGAERYLAQMETITDVDDPHQRALWNESDRLFHRQLALMTGDALIVKIADEVAKTMDQPLWKRLKDDGIYDAGRIRLYVSEHRLIYEAIVSGDADAAAFYVEQHIRRVRRDIAPK; encoded by the coding sequence ATGATGTCCGCGCGTCCCGACTCACTCGAAGGCGGTTTCAGGCCGCTGCAGATCTACGAGCAGGTAGCCGAAAAGATCCGCGACGAGATCCGCGCGGGACGCTACGCGGCGGAATCGCGGCTGCCGTCCGAGCGCGAGCTCGCGGCGCTGTTCCAGGTCGGCCGGCCGGCCGTGCGCGAAGCGCTCGGTGCGCTGCAGAACGAAGGGCTCGTATTCACGAAGCGCAATTCGGGCACCTACGTCGTCGCGGCGCCGCTCGACGTGCTCGCGCAGCGCGGCGACGCGCACACAACGTCCGAGGCCGACTTCAGCCCGACGTCGACGCTCGACGTGCGGCTGATCCTGGAGCCCGCGATCGCGCGCCTCGCCGCCGCCCATGGCCGCGCCGACCCCGGCGCCGAGCGCTATCTCGCGCAGATGGAAACCATCACCGACGTCGACGATCCGCACCAGCGCGCGCTGTGGAACGAGAGCGACCGGCTGTTTCATCGACAGCTCGCGCTGATGACCGGCGATGCGCTGATCGTGAAGATCGCGGACGAAGTCGCGAAGACGATGGACCAGCCGCTGTGGAAGCGGCTGAAGGACGACGGCATCTACGACGCGGGCCGGATCCGGCTCTACGTGTCCGAACACCGGCTGATCTACGAGGCGATCGTGTCCGGCGACGCCGATGCGGCCGCATTCTATGTCGAACAGCACATTCGCCGCGTGCGGCGCGATATCGCGCCGAAGTAG
- the lhpH gene encoding trans-3-hydroxy-L-proline dehydratase, translating into MKISRSLSTVEVHTGGEAFRIVTSGLPRLPGDTIVQRRAWLKENADEIRRALMFEPRGHADMYGGYLTEPVSPNADFGVIFVHNEGYSDHCGHGVIALSTAAVELGWVQRTAPETRVGIDAPCGFIEAFVKWDGEHAGPVRFVNVPSFIWRRDVSVDTPSFGTVTGDIAYGGAFYFYVDGAPFDLPVRESAVERLIRFGAEVKAAANVKYPVVHPEIPEINHIYGTIIANAPRHAGSTQANCCVFADREVDRSPTGSGTGGRVAQLYQRGLLAAGDTLVNESIVGTVFKGRVLRETTVGDIPAVIPEVEGSAHICGFANWIVDERDPLTYGFLVR; encoded by the coding sequence ATGAAAATTTCCCGCTCCCTTTCCACCGTCGAAGTGCACACCGGCGGCGAGGCGTTCCGCATCGTCACGAGCGGGCTGCCGCGGCTGCCCGGCGACACGATCGTCCAGCGCCGCGCGTGGCTCAAGGAGAACGCCGACGAGATCCGCCGCGCGCTGATGTTCGAGCCGCGCGGCCATGCCGACATGTACGGCGGTTACCTGACCGAGCCCGTGTCGCCGAATGCGGATTTCGGCGTGATCTTCGTGCACAACGAAGGCTACAGCGACCATTGCGGCCACGGCGTGATCGCATTGTCGACGGCCGCGGTCGAACTCGGCTGGGTGCAGCGCACGGCGCCGGAGACGCGGGTCGGCATCGACGCGCCGTGCGGCTTCATCGAGGCTTTCGTCAAATGGGACGGCGAACATGCCGGGCCCGTGCGCTTCGTCAACGTGCCGTCGTTCATCTGGCGGCGCGACGTGTCGGTCGACACGCCGTCGTTCGGCACCGTGACCGGCGACATCGCGTATGGCGGCGCGTTTTATTTCTATGTCGACGGCGCGCCGTTCGACCTGCCGGTGCGCGAATCGGCCGTCGAAAGACTGATCCGCTTCGGCGCGGAAGTGAAGGCGGCCGCGAACGTGAAGTATCCGGTCGTGCATCCGGAGATCCCGGAAATCAACCACATTTACGGCACGATCATCGCGAACGCGCCGCGCCATGCGGGTTCGACGCAGGCGAACTGCTGCGTGTTCGCGGATCGCGAGGTCGACCGCTCGCCGACCGGTTCCGGCACCGGCGGGCGCGTCGCGCAACTCTACCAGCGCGGGCTGCTCGCGGCGGGCGACACGCTCGTCAACGAATCGATCGTCGGAACGGTATTCAAGGGGCGCGTGCTGCGCGAAACGACGGTCGGCGACATCCCGGCCGTGATCCCGGAAGTGGAAGGCAGCGCGCATATCTGCGGGTTCGCGAACTGGATCGTCGACGAGCGCGATCCGCTCACGTACGGATTTCTCGTGCGCTGA